TGAAAAAAGACCAAAAACAGGAGAAAGATGAACTTGAAAGTCTACTAACAGAGGAAAGTAATACTTCtgtgaaaaaaatgaaaagaaaacctAGAAGAGTTGCAGTAACTAGGACAGATTGTAATGCTTTGATCGAAGCAAAACTGAATGATGGAGGTCATTATGAGATAATACAGCATGTTATGGCACACAACCACCCCCTGACAAGACAACAATGGAACCATTTACACCGCTCAGAATGTGCAATGACAGTACCTAAGGAGCAAGCAATAGAGGCTATGCACGAATCAGGTTTTCGACCTAGTGAGTCCTTTCGATACATGTCAAACGAAGCTGGTGGAGAAGATGATGTAGGACATTCATATAAGGATCATATGAATTTCTGTTATAAGCTGAAAATTAAGGCTATTGAAGGAGGAGATTCTCAAGGTATATGACAAACTGCAAGATGCTTATTATGAAGATCTTAATTTCTTTTTCAGAATAAGGTTGGATAAGGAAGGAAgggtttgtaatttttttttagggaTTCGATGATGCTAGAAGATTACAAAATTCATGGTGATGTTACTGTCTTTGACACTACTTACAGAACAAACCGTTACAACCTCATCTGTGCACCGTTTGTGGGGATTAATAACCACTGGAAAAATACTATGTTTGCGTGTGCATTCTTAGGAGATGAGAAAACATAATCCTTTGTGTGGCTGTTTGAGACTTTCAAAAAAGCTATGGGTGAAAAAAGTCCAATCACACTCTTTACTGACCAAGATGCAGCTATGGCTAGAGCAATAAAGAAGGTAAGTTGATAATCATTTATATAGTGACCTTTTCCAAAGATAATAACCATGATTTTAGGGGGATAGTAACTGTATTGATTCTTGCAGGTATTTCCAACCACAAGGCATAGACTTTGCCTGTGGCATTTGATGCAGAATGCAGTAACACGATTTGGAGTCCTGAAGAGTGATGCAACATTCAAAGCCGCTTTCAACAAATGCTTGAGTGGTTGTCTGAATGAAGCTGAGTTTAACGCATGTTGGGAAGCAATGGTCACAAAGTACAAACTAAAGGAACACAAATGGTTCATCAGAATATATAAATTAAGACACAAGTGGGCAACAGCTCCGAGTAAGGACTTCTTCTCTGCTGGGATTTTGTCATCACAAAGGAGTGAGAGTACGAATAATGCCGTGGGTTTCAGAGCTACTAAGAAGACTAGTTTGACCGAGTTCTATCATATATTTCAAGAAACGATAAAGAGATGGAGAAGGACAGAAGATATTGATGAATTCAACACCACCAAATCTATTCCAACTTCACACTATCCAATGACTTCTTTATTGAAACATGCTGCTCAAGTCTACACACATACACTTTTCAGGGATCTTGAAGAAGAATTTAATCTTGTTGTTGCATCGCAAGTACAACTCATTCACACAAATGGACCGAAGATGATTTATCGAGTTTACCTTGAAGATAGAGCTGGCTCCGCACAATCTGTGATGTATGATCCGCCGAATGAGATCATTATTTGTCCCTGCAAGAACTTTGAGGAGTCAGGTTGGTTTTGCTTTCATTGTATTCGTGTTCTGCATCTGCATTCTGTTCAAAGAATCCTAGAGAAGTACATCTCCTTTAGATGGACAAAGTTCGCAAAGGTTGAGGTGTGGAACAAGCATGAGGCACAACTAAAAGCTAAAGGATTATTGAACAGTTTCACCCCCGGGGGCTTACACATGCTGAGAAAATACTACAGTCTGATCCTTAAGAGCCATACAATAGAAGAGGCTAGAAAAATACTTGAAGAAAGCTACAAGAAAGATTCAGAAGCTATTCAAACAATGAACAGAACACAACAAATATGACAACTAAGAATGAGAATTCTGTGCAAGTTTTGGACCCGGCTCATGCCAACACTAAAGGAAAGTAAAAACAGAGGATTCCAGGGAGTTATGACAACTTTAACAAGGGGAAAAGGAGAAAGCACAGGGAATTTGGCTCCTAAACTCCTAACCATTTATTCTGATTCTTGAGTTTATATTCTATTTTGGTAATTCAGTTTTGTAATTTTGTTTCTATTCTGGTAACTATACTTTCAATGAAGGTCACTATGATTGGAGGAATGACTACTTGTTG
This Spinacia oleracea cultivar Varoflay chromosome 6, BTI_SOV_V1, whole genome shotgun sequence DNA region includes the following protein-coding sequences:
- the LOC130463187 gene encoding protein FAR1-RELATED SEQUENCE 5-like — its product is MDYKSTAKATNNGEEIYGWLDGETRASLTKIYDLYRQHAAGVGFSVRKAKQVRKVGTTQVTTRLFLCSEPGKRNTKLKKDQKQEKDELESLLTEESNTSVKKMKRKPRRVAVTRTDCNALIEAKLNDGGHYEIIQHVMAHNHPLTRQQWNHLHRSECAMTVPKEQAIEAMHESGFRPSESFRYMSNEAGGEDDVGHSYKDHMNFCYKLKIKAIEGGDSQEDYKIHGDVTVFDTTYRTNRYNLICAPFVGINNHWKNTMFACAFLGDEKT
- the LOC110785647 gene encoding protein FAR1-RELATED SEQUENCE 5-like, with the translated sequence MGEKSPITLFTDQDAAMARAIKKVFPTTRHRLCLWHLMQNAVTRFGVLKSDATFKAAFNKCLSGCLNEAEFNACWEAMVTKYKLKEHKWFIRIYKLRHKWATAPSKDFFSAGILSSQRSESTNNAVGFRATKKTSLTEFYHIFQETIKRWRRTEDIDEFNTTKSIPTSHYPMTSLLKHAAQVYTHTLFRDLEEEFNLVVASQVQLIHTNGPKMIYRVYLEDRAGSAQSVMYDPPNEIIICPCKNFEESGWFCFHCIRVLHLHSVQRILEKYISFRWTKFAKVEVWNKHEAQLKAKGLLNSFTPGGLHMLRKYYSLILKSHTIEEARKILEESYKKDSEAIQTMNRTQQI